The Diospyros lotus cultivar Yz01 chromosome 11, ASM1463336v1, whole genome shotgun sequence region attttgaggaAACACTGACAATATATGGTGCGTGGACCAGATGAGAAAATTGCTCTGCTTGGTGCGATACAGTCCTTATTTGAAGGTTCAATGTATACATTTGTGTTCCTTTGGACCCCTGCTTTGAGTCCAAATGAAGAAGAGATTCCACATGGTTTCATTTTTGCTATATTCATGTTGGCTTCCATGCTGGGAAGCTCCATTGCATCTCGACTGATGGCCCACTCATCCCTCAGAGTTGAAAGCTACATGCAGATTGTCTTTGCAATCTCTGCTGCCTCACTGTTCATACCTGTTATAACAAATGTGTGGCAATCATAATTTATCTCTTTCctgaaaatattgaatttagttAATCTTATTTAATGATGTTGACCTCAATTTGTGAGCAGTTCTTGGTGCCACCCTCTAATGTGAAAGGTGGAAGCATCTCATTCTCAGGATGTATCCAGCTTGTTGGCTTTTGTGTTTTTGAGGGCTGTGTCGGGATATTTTGGCCATCTATCATGAAGATGAGATCCCAATATATTCCTGAGGAAGCGCGAAGTACAATAATGAACTTTTTCCGCATTCCTCTAAACATGTTTGTGTGCATTGTGCTGTACAATGTGAGTAATTGCCCTTTgccacatctctctctctctctctctctctctctctctctgatagGACTTCTTTAGTAGGGATGCCTTGGAAATTTGTACTTGACAAGGAAGTGAGGAACTACATGTTGCTTAGTTGCATAAACCTTCAAATGATTACAAGCGAATGACTTAATGAGTTTTGTTGCCTTGTGAAATATGAACTCAATAGTCTTCAGGAGATGTTTCACTTGATGGGTTCTTATCCTTCTTTGTTTTATGGAATATATAACTGATGTTGAGTGGGAACAGGACATTGTAATCTTGTATCTTATCTGTGTCATTCTTGTATGGTGAAGGTCAACGCATTTCCCATCACAGTAATGTTTGGAATGTGTTCTATCTTCCTTTTCGTGGCATCTATCCTGCAAAGGCGCCTCTTGGTGATTTCAGAGAGCCAAAAATCAAGTAAGTTAAGTAATTCCCTCTATTATGCCATGTGCTTTTGTTTCGAACTTTAAAGTGCTTCCCTGAAATTGATTTGGGCTGCATGATATAATACCTCGACTCTGTCATTCTTGAAATCTGAGAAGACAACCAAATTCTTCTAGTCGTGTCAGTGTGCATTCATAAATGATTCTAACCTTTCAAATTAGTACATTCCATATCCTCTTATGTATGACTTCTAAATGTGAATCCGTGTTGTCTCCTATAAGACTGGACAGCACACAGGGAGAGGGAAATGGAGGCAGAGCCACTGAATATCTGATGCGTGGCTATGAAACATTCTGGGAACAAAAGCATGTGAAAGACGACTACCTTCTTTTGCTGAATGTTGGATCAGAATTGTTTTGGGCTCCATTGGCTGCGGTATGAGGAAAGAGGATCAAGCTATTTGTAAACAACCGAGAAAATTCGATTATGTTTGCAAAGAAGAAAATTAGTTTGTAGGAGAAGGATGAAAGCTATGCTTTAGACTAGTGTCTTTTTCCATTGCTGTAACTGGTGTAGCATTAATGCATGATGGGGTCACCCCTTATTGATGCCAATTCTAGGGTTTGATATTCTTTCTCTACATCcattatctatctatctatctataaatatatatatatatgtacttgaAAACTTGGTATTAATCCAAGTCCTTGTGAAGGTTTCACACCTTCCTTGTCAATCTTCtatctctttgttctttttctgttttcatttccCTGTCTTGATGCTTTTAGCAGGTCTGTATGCAGGCAGCACCAGATTATTTTCATGTAATGGCAAAAGCACACTTCTCTGATGATTTTACCATGCATTAAATTCAACACTAATATGCAAATGAAGTTGGTGGCCTTGCAACTTTGGTAGTTTTGCTTTTGTCCATTTTGATTGGAAGCTAAACAAACTTAAGTTCACTAGGGTTGTACACAAGCTAGCTCACCAATTGtacctattttcttcttctctccatgTTCATTTAGTGGAAGTACAATGTGGGAATGGGAGGTGTTGAatggtaaataaaattttttaaattgaactatcttatttctttctaacCCATTTGGaaccaaatcaaataaaaataagccCAACTGACTAGAAAAAATGGGATTTCAAAGTTGATGAGAAAACATTAAAGGTGGTAGCCCACAAGCAATTGCTGTTAGTGATGAGGGAATGAGACAGAGTTATGGTGGCTGATTTTTCAACCACTGTTCGACTTCATGAATCATAGTAATAAATTCATCTGTCTGTCCCAGAACTCTCCATGTGCCTCTTCTCATGATGATCTGATAATGCATTCTAAACCCATATGCCATCATCATCCATGTTGAGTAGCACATCATCGCCCCACTGGCACATGTgccatcatcattattattattactattattaacCAAAAGTCATTCATCATCCACCTCTCCTTATGTCCCCCAATATATGATACAGTACATACCCACCTCTGTTTGACTCAAtccatcaaaattttctctttttaactCCACTTGTGATGGGAGTAATTCTGTCAACATTTGCAATATTGAATGTGTTGTTTAAGGTCAGATTAAAAAGAGAGTCGTGTCAAGTAATTtatctataattaatataatatttttttcatattaaaaccCATCTcactataataaaattattgctTAAAATTGCTGTAGTAATAAAAACTGGCACTTGCTGTGATCCCtgcatccaaaattttcatttctgcACTGTCACACACAACGGACTTCAGTTTTAAGGATTTTGAGTTTTGACCATAGTCAAAAGTCATACCCATAGGGCCATTATTGCAAGCTAGAGGGAGATTATGGTAAAATGGCCTCCAACTTGTCCTTTTATTCCTTGCCAATCTGTCTCCAGTCCATCCCCAATGTTATTTCTCCCTCTCCCCCATTCTCTCCCCAGtccccagagagagagagagagagagagttgagaaaTGGCTAAGCAGTTGCTGTATGTTTTCCTGCTTTTCCTTTTGATTCAAATCAAAGCTTTTTGCTACCAATACAAGGTTGGGGATTTAGATGGTTGGGGCATCCCCACTTCAGCAAATCCTCGTGTCTACACATTCTGGGCCAAGAATCACATCTTCAAGATTGGTGATTCCCTCTGTAAGTTCtctttcattcattcattcgtCAAAGATGTGATTCAAGCTGACTCTTATCTTGTTAGTGCTAGACTGGAGAAACATAGGTCAGTTAAGTTAATCAGTCCCCATATCATCATTTGTCATGCATATCAAATGTAATAAGAGTGGCGGCCTGTTTATCGAAGCAGCCTCCCCTTAAATCTTAAGATGAAGAAGTCTGCCCAAGTCAACAAGATCTGTACCAATTCTGACTACTGCATCCATTGTCTCATGGTTATTGTTGAAACAGTGTTCTTGTACCCACCAAGCCAAGATTCAGTGATCCAAGTGACGGAGCAATCCTTCAACAGCTGCAACTTGGAGGATCCGATCCTGTACATGAACAATGGCAACTCCCTCTTCAACATAACCAAGCCCGGCGACTACTTCTTCACCAGCGGCGTCAAGGGCAACTGCGACAAGTCCCAGAAGCTCCGCATTTCCGTCCCCGGCGGCACAGCCTCC contains the following coding sequences:
- the LOC127813328 gene encoding mavicyanin, which encodes MAKQLLYVFLLFLLIQIKAFCYQYKVGDLDGWGIPTSANPRVYTFWAKNHIFKIGDSLLFLYPPSQDSVIQVTEQSFNSCNLEDPILYMNNGNSLFNITKPGDYFFTSGVKGNCDKSQKLRISVPGGTASSESSAAVPASAPSYPTVFGSIPMAPLSSPPSSSAVARPVAAVGMVICGLAFHWRSVM